The Styela clava chromosome 3, kaStyClav1.hap1.2, whole genome shotgun sequence genome includes the window GCTGTGATGATTAACTTTTTGAATTGTATTTATATGCTTCAAAAGCAATAAAGATCGTAATTTGCATAATGTCTAAAGAAAATGACTTCCCACCTGGATTAATCTATAACAGAAGAAACAGGAGTTTGGTAGCGAAGACTAGTTTTGAACCTCCAAGTAGGTAGATGTTTACATACATAATACATACGTTTACAAACTTGCTTATTGCAAACAGAGAAATCTATATGAAATTCAATAAATTCGTGGTGAATAGCATATGTTGATAATTCATCCAATAAAGTCAAGTCTGCatgacattgaatgagttttaTGGGATTGTAAGTCGCGTCGAGGATGATCATCCTCTCCGacagtatattttatttcatatttattacttCGTTCTTTTTTACAGTAATGGAAGTTAGTATCGAAACAACAAACACATCAAGGAGTGAAGAAGCACCACAACTAGTATACAACAAGAGAAGACACAGTGCTGCAGGCAAAAATGGAGATACGCTAGGTAATGATTTGGCCGAACAGCATAACTGATAAGGGGTTAGACAAATGACAAAAATCGTGTAGTTCAAAGCAAAAGAGGTATACAAGTACCATATCATTCCATAATTCTTTTATCATTTGATATCTATGCATAAGCATCATTTGTATTGAggaatatttgcaaaaaaatagATATAGCTAAATAAATGCGCTGATCGAAGTATGTTTTATGCTGTTATTGTTGCACATCAAAATAActacaaaaatattgtaaaatatgagaaaaatattaaaatgaattatatataaatatgtgcCTGTGagcattttgtaaaattttttcatttttgccaGGTTTGCTTCCAAGTTTTGGCAGCGACAAGAGCAAGGTGAGATTTGATTCAGAATTAAAGGTTGACAAAAATAAACTCGCTAATGATATTATATGCAAGATCAATACTAAAACTatgaaatttaggaataaaGAAGGAATAATTCATTAAGCACCATTTAAGATAAAACATACATTTGAATGAGTGTATCTAGATCATGCATTCTTGCTTCGTTAGTCATTTATAAAAAGCGTTTTAAAGACCTGGTCATCcttaaaattaccatttagaTGTAAATTCATCAATTACATTGAATTTTCACATGGGGATCAGATGGTCCATTATACCTATCCTTGTGAGTATCTCGTAGACAATATTATTTCTAAACAATATTATAGACTCGCAATCGTAGGCATTCGCTTATGGCTGGACCAGATGCACTACGAAGAGTTTCAATTGACATAACAGACGACCAAAGGAAGATGCTACAGTTGCCGAGATTTTCACAGGTACCGATAGAGTATATAAAATCCGGATCCAAATATTCTCTCGTAATATGTGTTTTTGATGGTAGAGGTCAAATCAAAATCCAACTGGACACTGAAACAGGGAAACTTCTTTCAGAGATTAT containing:
- the LOC120342533 gene encoding uncharacterized protein LOC120342533 isoform X3, translating into MSKENDFPPGLIYNRRNRSLVAKTSFEPPIMEVSIETTNTSRSEEAPQLVYNKRRHSAAGKNGDTLGLLPSFGSDKSKTRNRRHSLMAGPDALRRVSIDITDDQRKMLQLPRFSQVIDDLLYWDDDVLTDDGTPPNEMKELAAYELAKHKRRSKLTLKMADEVKDELKQLDFPRYKYVVNVMIGQLKFQGIRVASRCLWDTNVDNSFCVKKEGRHCFVTVLVHAIYYE